One genomic segment of Ricinus communis isolate WT05 ecotype wild-type chromosome 3, ASM1957865v1, whole genome shotgun sequence includes these proteins:
- the LOC8271202 gene encoding F-box/LRR-repeat protein 25 isoform X2 produces the protein METGSNQGAMTKKIKSCDEEDGISSLPDTLIHHILSFLLSTEEAVKTGILSKRWRDQWTYVQNLNFNYPYCFSDEKLKCFSKFIHNTLVLNSCSKINKFSISPRLSSDKYMSEYQSQISLCMRFAIKKEAKVLTLDFHPSNQGYRLPQFFYSNDSVTEMTLSSCGFSLNADVNWRSLKVLCIQFAYLTNRVIKDILSGSPQLESFELHNCQGIGQLDIASKCLKRLVLDGIKWAPLDVLEISGPYLEKLEFSHTWEFRGGILMNLPSLSCATLDCQRLNRMNHIRADDDYDDSDDDDDDEEEEEEVEEDEDEHEEEEEGYKIFVEGVLQQVQHVEELKVGAWFIQRLSIMEVNGQTSPLSNSKCLTVIVPCFITALPGIAILLSSSPGLEKLRIMLESGKSGQDFRNSVSW, from the exons ATGGAAACGGGAAGTAATCAGGGCGCTATGACCAAAAAGATTAAATCTTGCGATGAAGAAGATGGCATTAGCTCTTTACCAGATACCCTCATCCACCACAtcctttcctttttgttaTCAACAGAAGAGGCTGTAAAAACTGGGATTTTATCTAAAAGGTGGCGAGATCAATGGACTTATGTCCAAAATCTCAATTTCAATTACCCTTACTGCTTCAGTGACGAAAAATTGAAATGCTTCTCCAAATTCATACATAATACTCTAGTTCTCAATTCTTGTTCCAAGATCAATAAATTCAGTATCTCCCCAAGACTCAGCTCCGACAAGTACATGAGTGAGTATCAGTCTCAAATATCCTTGTGCATGCGTTTCGctataaaaaaagaagcaaaggTGCTTACTTTGGATTTTCATCCCTCGAACCAGGGATACCGTTTGCCGCAATTCTTTTACAGCAATGATTCAGTGACTGAAATGACACTATCTAGTTGCGGCTTTTCGCTTAATGCAGATGTTAATTGGAGATCTCTTAAGGTTTTGTGTATACAGTTTGCTTACTTGACTAATCGAGTGATTAAAGATATTCTATCTGGTAGCCCCCAACTTGAATCCTTTGAGTTGCATAACTGCCAAGGTATTGGTCAGCTTGATATTGCTTCTAAGTGTTTGAAAAGACTGGTTTTAGATGGTATTAAATGGGCGCCACTGGATGTGCTTGAAATTTCTGGTCCTTATCTTGAAAAATTGGAATTTTCGCACACTTGGGAATTTAGAGGGGGTATATTAATGAACTTGCCATCTTTGAGTTGTGCTACTCTTGACTGTCAGAGATTAAATAGAATGAATCATATACGAGCTGATGATGATTATGAtgatagtgatgatgatgatgatgatgaggaggaggaggaggaggttgaggaggatgaagatgagcacgaggaagaggaagagggcTACAAAATTTTTGTGGAAGGGGTTCTTCAGCAGGTTCAACATGTTGAGGAGCTAAAGGTAGGGGCTTGGTTCATCCAG AGACTGTCAATAATGGAGGTGAATGGTCAAACTTCTCCACTGTCAAACAGCAAATGCTTAACTGTGATTGTTCCTTGTTTTATTACGGCCCTTCCTGGGATTGCAATCTTACTTAGCAGTTCACCTGGGCTAGAGAAATTGCGTATAATGTTGGAATCGGGCAAAAGTGGGCag GATTTCAGGAATTCAGTCTCTTGGTAG
- the LOC8271202 gene encoding F-box/LRR-repeat protein At5g02910 isoform X1, with product METGSNQGAMTKKIKSCDEEDGISSLPDTLIHHILSFLLSTEEAVKTGILSKRWRDQWTYVQNLNFNYPYCFSDEKLKCFSKFIHNTLVLNSCSKINKFSISPRLSSDKYMSEYQSQISLCMRFAIKKEAKVLTLDFHPSNQGYRLPQFFYSNDSVTEMTLSSCGFSLNADVNWRSLKVLCIQFAYLTNRVIKDILSGSPQLESFELHNCQGIGQLDIASKCLKRLVLDGIKWAPLDVLEISGPYLEKLEFSHTWEFRGGILMNLPSLSCATLDCQRLNRMNHIRADDDYDDSDDDDDDEEEEEEVEEDEDEHEEEEEGYKIFVEGVLQQVQHVEELKVGAWFIQRLSIMEVNGQTSPLSNSKCLTVIVPCFITALPGIAILLSSSPGLEKLRIMLESGKSGQCEFPTGFQEFSLLVEKYWMSYKKTINPLSHLKTVHIIGLNADYPEYKLVLEFAEFLHGNARVLEEMMIAEHASRIDFVHEVSRKLWSMQRSSPNTIVKFHRDVEEFC from the exons ATGGAAACGGGAAGTAATCAGGGCGCTATGACCAAAAAGATTAAATCTTGCGATGAAGAAGATGGCATTAGCTCTTTACCAGATACCCTCATCCACCACAtcctttcctttttgttaTCAACAGAAGAGGCTGTAAAAACTGGGATTTTATCTAAAAGGTGGCGAGATCAATGGACTTATGTCCAAAATCTCAATTTCAATTACCCTTACTGCTTCAGTGACGAAAAATTGAAATGCTTCTCCAAATTCATACATAATACTCTAGTTCTCAATTCTTGTTCCAAGATCAATAAATTCAGTATCTCCCCAAGACTCAGCTCCGACAAGTACATGAGTGAGTATCAGTCTCAAATATCCTTGTGCATGCGTTTCGctataaaaaaagaagcaaaggTGCTTACTTTGGATTTTCATCCCTCGAACCAGGGATACCGTTTGCCGCAATTCTTTTACAGCAATGATTCAGTGACTGAAATGACACTATCTAGTTGCGGCTTTTCGCTTAATGCAGATGTTAATTGGAGATCTCTTAAGGTTTTGTGTATACAGTTTGCTTACTTGACTAATCGAGTGATTAAAGATATTCTATCTGGTAGCCCCCAACTTGAATCCTTTGAGTTGCATAACTGCCAAGGTATTGGTCAGCTTGATATTGCTTCTAAGTGTTTGAAAAGACTGGTTTTAGATGGTATTAAATGGGCGCCACTGGATGTGCTTGAAATTTCTGGTCCTTATCTTGAAAAATTGGAATTTTCGCACACTTGGGAATTTAGAGGGGGTATATTAATGAACTTGCCATCTTTGAGTTGTGCTACTCTTGACTGTCAGAGATTAAATAGAATGAATCATATACGAGCTGATGATGATTATGAtgatagtgatgatgatgatgatgatgaggaggaggaggaggaggttgaggaggatgaagatgagcacgaggaagaggaagagggcTACAAAATTTTTGTGGAAGGGGTTCTTCAGCAGGTTCAACATGTTGAGGAGCTAAAGGTAGGGGCTTGGTTCATCCAG AGACTGTCAATAATGGAGGTGAATGGTCAAACTTCTCCACTGTCAAACAGCAAATGCTTAACTGTGATTGTTCCTTGTTTTATTACGGCCCTTCCTGGGATTGCAATCTTACTTAGCAGTTCACCTGGGCTAGAGAAATTGCGTATAATGTTGGAATCGGGCAAAAGTGGGCag TGTGAATTTCCTACAGGATTTCAGGAATTCAGTCTCTTGGTAGAGAAGTATTGGATGTCATACAAGAAAACTATTAATCCTTTGTCGCATCTCAAAACCGTTCATATTATTGGCCTAAATGCCGATTACCCCGAGTATAAACTTGTGCTGGAGTTTGCCGAGTTTCTACATGGGAATGCTAGAGTGTTGGAGGAGATGATGATAGCTGAACATGCTAGCAGAATAGATTTTGTGCATGAAGTTTCTCGAAAGTTGTGGAGCATGCAGAGATCTTCTCCTAATACTATTGTAAAGTTTCACCGTGATGTTGAAGAATTCTGTTGA